A single window of Microplitis demolitor isolate Queensland-Clemson2020A chromosome 7, iyMicDemo2.1a, whole genome shotgun sequence DNA harbors:
- the LOC103576858 gene encoding mRNA (2'-O-methyladenosine-N(6)-)-methyltransferase: MNEASGGKQDLPNTTNTTVWDVMSSQSMSPVAGTMHHHHNLHHHHHPSMMQQDPGSNVSQVIVPTPVKLQPQQIPQTQNIVDHCSPLSHLQQPMPINQGAPGYPEAELSIELQQQGWKKFWSKRENRPYFWNKLTGESLWVMPGTKPQFDPITDPLGICGGGAPVPPGNGPLTPGTPGGPLKRRASEDGNPTVAIKKFVLAGPWDLDVPTNVIIYERAPSNLLHVHPDAEALRCSLLSKLRQCYQELCHTRESIDAPKDSFNRWLMERKVIDCGSDPLLPSQCFPEISMSMYREIMNDIPIKIVRPKFTGDARKQLSRYAEAAKKMIESRSASSESRKVVKWNAEDTFQWLRRTVGATFDDFQDRLGHLKRQCQPHLTESVKTSVEGICLKIYNLSTDYAKKVKDKNHQILKENGLGDVIPLGGPASTQRKVWCYPVQFSLPAPRLPQIEYLPEREQTMLRYHGDTMCINNSHLTKLEHLYRYNCFDDKKFEMFLPRVWCALKRYQTYLGINEGHATQMALPVTVFECLQRSFGVTFECFASPFNCYFRQYCSAFADTDSYFGSRGPFLDFRPVSGSFEANPPYCEELMEAMVNHFERLLSDSTEPLSFIVFLPEWRDPAPNALIKLESSHFKRKQVVVPAMEHEYRHGFQHILPKGEVNIRAAHGTLVVWLQNAAGTARWGPTEERVESLLEAWRPGRERERDRQELLSPPRQPTHQPIPSTPLPLPSTCPAASPTSPSIATTIPPQSLTIPAGIPSASVPTTTNSPTSTLPLSSSVPAHPI, encoded by the exons ATGAATGAGGCGAGTGGTGGAAAACAAGATTTACCAAATACTACAAACACAACAGTCTGGGATGTTATGTCGAGTCAGTCGATGTCTCCGGTAGCAGGCACAATGCACCACCACCACAATCTGCACCATCATCACCATCCTTCAATGATGCAACAGGATCCTGGCTCAAATGTCAGCCAAGTTATTGTACCAACTCCAGTCAAACTTCAACCCCAGCAAATTCCCCAGACTCAAAATATTGTCGATCATTGCTCTCCGCTGTCACACTTACAGCAGCCAATGCCGATaaatcaa ggTGCACCAGGTTATCCAGAAGCTGAATTGTCAATAGAACTCCAGCAGCAGggatggaaaaaattttggagtaaACGAGAAAATCGGCCGTACTTTTGGAATAAATTAACTGGAGAGTCACTATGGGTAATGCCGGGTACCAAACCTCAGTTTGATCCCATAACTGATCCTTTGGGAATATGCGGAGGCGGTGCGCCAGTGCCACCAGGAAATGGGCCACTGACTCCTGGTACTCCGGGAGGTCCTCTAAAACGACGTGCCTCTGAAGACGGTAATCCGACAGtcgctataaaaaaattcgtactCGCTGGTCCATGGGATCTCGATGTACCGAcaaatgttataatttatgaacGGGCGCCGTCAAATTTACTGCACGTTCACCCGGACGCGGAAGCTCTTCGTTGCAGCTTGCTGTCAAAATTGCGTCAGTGTTACCAAGAGCTTTGTCACACGCGCGAATCTATTGACGCGCCAAAAGATTCGTTCAATCGATGGCTTATGGAGCGCAAGGTGATTGATTGCGGCTCAGATCCGCTATTACCAAGTCAGTGTTTTCCTGAGATATCAATGTCGATGTACCGGGAAATAATGAATGACATCCCGATTAAAATAGTACGGCCTAAATTCACTGGAGATGCGAGAAAACAGCTATCGCGGTATGCAGAGGCtgctaaaaaaatgattgagtCGCGATCAGCTTCTTCGGAGAGCAGAAAAGTCGTAAAGTGGAATGCGGAAGACACTTTTCAGTGGCTAAGACGGACAGTTGGCGCAACTTTTGACGATTTTCAAGACCGACTTGGACACTTGAAGCGTCAGTGCCAACCTCATCTTACAGAGTCTGTTAAAACGAGCGTGGAAGGaatctgtttaaaaatatacaatttatcaACAGATTACGCTAAAAAGGTCAAGGACAAAAACCATCAAATATTAAAGGAAAATGGGCTTGGAGATGTGATACCTCTAGGTGGACCAGCCAGTACTCAACGTAAAGTCTGGTGTTATCCAGTGCAATTTTCATTACCGGCGCCGCGATTACCGCAAATCGAATATCTTCCTGAACGTGAACAAACAATGTTACGCTATCACGGCGACACTATGTGCATTAACAATTCCCATCTAACGAAACTCGAACACTTATACAGGTACAACtgttttgatgataaaaaatttgaaatgtttttACCACGTGTTTGGTGCGCACTTAAACGCTACCAGACTTATCTAGGAATAAATGAGGGCCATGCCACGCAAATGGCATTGCCTGTAACTGTCTTCGAGTGCCTGCAGAGATCATTTGGCGTCACATTTGAATGCTTTGCCTCTCCATTTAACTGTTATTTCCGACAATACTGCTCGGCGTTCGCCGATACCGACTCGTACTTTGGGTCACGCGGGCCTTTTCTGGACTTCAGGCCTGTAAGTGGATCTTTCGAAGCCAACCCGCCGTACTGCGAGGAACTAATGGAAGCCATGGTAAATCATTTCGAGAGACTGCTGTCTGATTCAACGGAGCCGCTgtcttttattgtttttctaCCGGAATGGCGCGATCCCGCACCGAACGCACTAATCAAACTGGAAAGCAGTCATTTTAAACGGAAACAAGTGGTCGTCCCTGCTATGGAACATGAATACAGGCATGGCTTCCAGCATATATTACCCAA agGGGAAGTTAATATCAGAGCAGCGCATGGTACTCTGGTAGTCTGGCTTCAAAACGCAGCTGGGACAGCGCGTTGGGGTCCAACTGAAGAGCGAGTCGAGTCGCTTCTAGAAGCTTGGAGACCAGGGAGAGAGCGAGAACGTGATCGGCAAGAACTCCTGTCGCCTCCAAGACAACCGACTCACCAACCAATACCATCTACTCCGCTGCCTTTACCGTCAACATGTCCAGCAGCTTCACCGACCAGTCCCTCAATCGCGACCACTATTCCACCTCAATCACTTACAATCCCCGCGGGAATTCCTAGTGCATCCGTACCTACGACTACTAATTCACCCACATCGACGCTACCTTTGTCTTCATCTGTTCCAGCTCATCCCATTTAa
- the LOC103576920 gene encoding 2-oxoglutarate and iron-dependent oxygenase JMJD4: MELVEINNNNINNKLNDDNDLKVISNTRLNNAITYNDFFTEYLIKNEPCVFKSGITNQWPCVNKWIFNNQPNFKHLKQLYGNCKVPVANCKIKYYNAQQKNEMTIEKFMNYWEEYKNKNYSNEMPVLYLKDWHCLRDNPNDFIYKVPKYFSSDWLNEYYLAHPELSDDYMFVYMGPKGSWTPLHVDVFTSFSWSANIVGKKRWLLFPPGEENNLCDAHGHLLYDIDSLETNNSFINHKKWFEIIQGPGEIVFVPSGWHHQVWNLEDTISINHNWINGCNILNVWKELKKALLAVMKEISDCYNMDNWMSQCQTILKASHGMDYLQFYEFLSFIIKKRLNSINNNKPCTNFDTWEFGLNHVLFDLKQAKCVLNYLIIDSRDNNIYDIVFRDNRPENLIQRIDAILI, from the exons aTGGAGCtagtagaaataaataataataatataaataataaattaaatgatgataatgatttaaaagtaattagcAATACACGACTTAATAATGCAATAACttacaatgatttttttaccgaatatttaattaaaaatgaaccGTGTGTCTTCAAAAGTGGCATTACCAATCAATGGCCATGTGTTAATAAAtggatatttaataatcagccaaattttaaacatttaaaacaactttatg GTAATTGTAAAGTACCTGTAGCAAACTGTAAAATAAAGTACTACAATGCACAacagaaaaatgaaatgacaattgaaaaatttatgaattactgggaagaatataaaaataaaaattattcaaatgaaatgcctgttttatatttaaaagattGGCATTGTTTAAGAGACAAtccaaatgattttatttataaggtaCCAAAGTATTTTTCATCTGATTGGctcaatgaatattatttagcacATCCAGAGCTGTCTGATGATTACATGTTTGTTTATATGGGACCAAAAGGATCatg GACACCTCTTCATGTTGACGTTTTTACTTCGTTCAGTTGGTCAGCAAATATTGTAGGAAAAAAACGATGGTTATTATTCCCTCCAGGTGAAGAAAATAATCTTTGTGACGCTCATGGTCATTTACTCTACGATATTGATTCACTTGAGAccaataattcatttattaatcacaaaaaatggtttgaaataattcaaggTCCTGGTGAAATTGTTTTTGTACCTTCTGGATGGCATCATCAAGTTTGGAAtttg gaaGACACGATATCAATAAATCACAACTGGATTAATGGATgtaatatattaaatgtatGGAAGGAATTAAAGAAAGCACTATTAGCTGTGATGAAAGAAATATCCGATTGCTACAACATGGACAATTGGATGTCTCAATGTCAAACTATTTTAAAAGCATCTCACGGCATggattatttacaattttatgaatttttgtcatttattataaaaaaacgccTAAACTcaatcaacaacaacaagcCGTGCACTAATTTTGACACATGGGAATTTGGCCTAAATCATGTACTATTTGATCTCAAACAAGCCAAATGtgtattaaattatctaataattgATTCGAGAGATAACAATATCTATGATATTGTTTTTCGTGATAACAGGCCTGAAAATTTGATCCAACGTATCGACgcaattttaatataa
- the LOC103576859 gene encoding DNA helicase MCM8, whose protein sequence is MSRPYKRYRKNYNKSNNNERPAKKKKNNEDDDSNNSDDEDIDSDDESLNVYAFNDKSKSRYYGCKLYFGSEDIDKDEELVKRIEAGIKFMVKNPNIYATYLSTTQTGPAFNINVDRFYNDEEFMSEWETFRTDLEESPSQTLNCLGLALYHVLMDPETDNEMVESLKINNLPMLRVKIFNQKPVVPSSDLKASSRGRLVATRGCVIRVGRPSYLAEWILFSCISCNTLKLVKQNDWIYTLPKKCKKCSKCKFSPKLGSRHTKTVPYQVIKLQENLDNMQDDSGKMPRILEVELFDDLVNTCVPGDDVTVVGIIKARGIDDGIQKGKSKGKDLAVPNAFYIEAVSIVNNKNKSQTKSAAGIELDDKDYESIQRIESDPDVFPLLIRSLCPAIYGHDMIKAGLLLSLFGGSSKDSSRDDIHVLMVGDPGLGKSQMLQACARIASKGVYVCGNSSTSSGLTVTLTKEGGTNDFALEPGALVLADRGCCLIDEFDKMPTQHQALLEAMEQQTVSVAKSGVICSLPARTSILAAANPIGGRYNVNKSVIDNLNLSQPLLSRCDLIFLLLDRPDRKLDKLLCAHVMNARKGFQTAGNPQDTQRLNFASVNSTEVQQVPVDERLTLQERLTDPNGRKDFIPQILLRKYVAYARQYVKPKLTRPAAEILQKFYLQLREQTNIFGTLPVFHRQLEALIRLTEARAKLALRVETTKTDAVEVIEIYKYALSCVPKITLHSTLKTDGGKITANKVKAFVNILKDEAKSGVNRFSKIDLNGLAIDNGILVDEFNRFIQKLNDQGILLKIGSDLYKFASD, encoded by the exons ATGAGCAGACCATACAAACGTTATCGcaaaaattacaacaaatcaaataataatgaacgtccagcaaaaaaaaaaaaaa acaaTGAAGACGACGACTCTAATAATTCTGATGATGAAGATATTGACAGCGATGATGAATCATTAAATGTATATGcttttaatgataaatcaaAGTCACGGTACTATGgctgtaaattatattttggtTCTGaag ATATTGATAAAGATGAAGAATTGGTCAAAAGAATAGAAgctggaataaaatttatggtaaaaaatcCAAACATATATGCAACGTATTTATCCACAACGCAAACAGGACCAGCCTTTAATATAAACGTTGATCGTTTTTACAATGACGAGGAATTTATGAGTGAATGGGAAACATTTAGAACTGATTTGGAAGAATCTCCAAGTCAGACATTGAACTGTTTGGGTCTAGCACTTTATCATGTTTTGATGGACCCAGAGACTGATAATGAGATGGTggagtcattaaaaataaataacttgcCGATGCTGcgagtgaaaatatttaatcagaAGCCGGTGGTACCGTCAAGTGATTTGAAAGCCAGTTCACGAGGGAGGCTGGTCGCGACACGTGGCTGTGTGATTCGTGTCGGCCGACCTTCATATTTAGCCGAGTGGATTTTATTCTCTTGTATAAGCTGCAATACATTAAAACTAGTGAAGCAGAATGACTGGATCTACACGCTGCcgaaaaaatgcaaaaaatgtAGCAAGTGTAAATTCAGTCCGAAATTAGGGTCACGTCACACTAAAACGGTTCCCTATCAAGTGATTAAACTGCAAGAAAATTTGGATAACATGCAAGATGACAGTGGTAAGATGCCTAGAATATTAGAAGTTGAATTGTTCGATGACCTGGTCAATACTTGCGTACCTGGAGACGATGTTACAGTAGTCGGAATAATAAAAGCACGTGGTATTGATGACGGAATACAAAAAGGAAAAAGTAAAGGCAAAGATTTGGCGGTTCCAAATGCTTTTTATATCGAAGCGGTCTCAATTgtcaataacaaaaataaatcacagACTAAAAGTGCTGCGGGAATAGAACTTGATGATAAAGATTACGAATCAATTCAACGAATTGAATCAGACCCAGATGTATTTCCTCTGCTAATAAGATCACTTTGTCCAGCGATCTATGGCCATGATATGATAAAAGCTGGTTTGTTGTTAAGTTTATTCGGCGGTAGTAGCAAAGACTCATCAAGAGACGACATCCATGTGCTGATGGTCGGTGATCCTGGTCTCGGCAAGTCGCAGATGCTTCAAGCGTGTGCAAGAATCGCTTCGAAAGGGGTCTATGTATGTGGGAACTCAAGCACGTCTTCTGGTCTTACCGTGACGTTGACCAAAGAAGGTGGAACGAATGACTTTGCACTTGAACCAGGTGCTCTTGTTCTTGCCGACCGGGGCTGCTGTTTAATTGACGAATTTGACAAAATGCCAACTCAGCATCAAGCTTTGCTTGAAGCGATGGAGCAGCAGACTGTCAGTGTCGCTAAATCAGGTGTCATTTGTTCACTGCCTGCCAGAACATCAATTCTAGCTGCCGCAAATCCTATCGGGGGTCGTTACAATGTTAATAAATcggttattgataatttaaatctcaGTCAACCTCTTTTGTCAAGATgtgacttaatttttttactactagACAGACCAGATCGTAAACTAGATAAACTCCTGTGCGCTCATGTTATGAATGCTCGGAAAGGGTTCCAGACTGCTGGTAACCCACAAGATACTCAGAGATTAAATTTCGCTTCAGTTAATTCTACTGAGGTACAGCAGGTGCCTGTTGATGAAAGGCTCACTCTTCAAGAAAGACTGACTGATCCAAATGGACGCAAAGATTTTATACCGCAGATTTTATTGAGGAAGTACGTCGCCTATGCGAGGCAATATGTTAAGCCCAAGTTGACTAGACCAGCTGctgaaattttgcaaaaattttatctacaaCTTAGAGAGCagacaaatatttttggtaCATTGCCAGTTTTTCACAGACAATTGGAAGCTTTGATACGTCTTACtgag gcaAGAGCTAAATTAGCATTAAGAGTTGAAACAACTAAAACTGACGCCGTTGAagttattgaaatatataaatatgcatTATCTTGCGTGCCAAAAATAACTTTACACTCAACATTAAAGACTGATGGTGGGAAAATAACTGCCAATAAa GTAAAAGCATTTGTAAATATACTAAAAGATGAAGCTAAGAGCGGAGTCAatcgtttttcaaaaattgatttaaatggaCTTGCTATCGACAATGGGATTTTGGTCGATGAGTTCAATAGGTTTATACAGAAATTGAATGATCAAGggattcttttaaaaataggAAGTGATTTGTACAAATTTGCCagtgattaa
- the LOC106693283 gene encoding uncharacterized protein LOC106693283, giving the protein MPCDGKNQNCDRRRELLSQLKCLVSSMDRKKPCEWDEPPCPPPACMPDGSADPSTRCMPIKAVKSVNFRGSVMYRCECIKRNGLQDRCMMLDCMGRPECMTKLYPICYPGRAALLKLTDLGDTQTALDKFYAADKARESALAAYCRLVCPETNTDGSQCAPPLLITPPQSLQDGYQYQHQQQQCNQPHCQPCHQSPDQSYRIQQHPSNQGPGNQLPSQHCQPCYQSPNQSYRVKSYPCYQAPGDQFSNQHCQPCYQSSNQHQPYNQPVQKQSPRYQSCHQAGDYYQSNQRNQPHCPYQSSQSPQYQRYQSGPSPRAPCMIPNYVHC; this is encoded by the exons atgccTTGTGATgggaaaaatcaaaattgcgATCGTCGACGAGAGCTTTTGTCGCAATTAAAATGCCTTGTCAGTTCAATGGATCGCAA aaaaccaTGTGAATGGGATGAACCACCATGTCCACCTCCAGCTTGCATGCCCGATGGTTCAGCTGATCCATCAACGCGCTGT atgcCGATTAAAGCCGTAAAAAGTGTTAACTTTCGTGGCAGCGTTATGTATAGATGCGAATGTATAAAAAGAAACGGGCTTCAAGATCGCTGTATGATGTTGGACTGCATGGGTCGTCCAGAATGTATGACTAAATTATATCCAATTTGCTATCCTGGTAGAGCGGCTTTGCTGAAACTAACAGATCTTGGAGACACTCAAACCGCATTAGACAAATTTTATGCTGCTGATAAAGCCCGCGAGTCAGCACTAGCAGCCTACTGTCGACTTGTTTGTCCTGAAACGAATACTGATGGTTCTCAATGTGCTCCGCCTCTATTGATAACTCCACCACAATCACTGCAAGATGGCTATCAATACCAGCACCAGCAGCAGCAGTGTAATCAACCACATTGTCAACCATGTCACCAAAGTCCCGACCAATCTTACAGAATACAACAACATCCGTCTAATCAAGGCCCTGGAAATCAATTACCTAGTCAGCATTGTCAGCCATGTTATCAAAGTCCCAATCAATCTTATAGAGTAAAATCTTATCCATGTTATCAAGCTCCTGGAGATCAATTCTCTAATCAACATTGTCAACCGTGCTATCAAAGTTCCAATCAACACCAGCCTTACAATCAACCAGTACAAAAACAGTCACCGCGTTATCAGTCATGTCATCAGGCTGGAGATTACTATCAATCAAACCAAAGAAACCAACCGCACTGCCCTTATCAGTCATCTCAATCTCCCCAATACCAACGGTATCAATCAGGTCCATCTCCACGCGCTCCTTGTATGATTCCGAACTATGTACATTGCTAA
- the LOC103576921 gene encoding uncharacterized protein LOC103576921, with amino-acid sequence MYKNSKKPCYPEYSTGNGTAVAEAIGNWGFSNGRTIEGGISRLKKIFNEMDKLKTNKANMQVVYSRRNDPEAWLYPPSPAECKPSWNFPEKRPLITFNSSVDIIYVSSMASVKNELANPAPGREYRAQGSSKWFKVEPMGSCYQPRCCAPQHSCTRPY; translated from the exons atgtataaaaattcaaaaaaaccatGTTACCCCGAGTACTCAACCGGAAATGGAACAGCGGTAGCTGAAGCGATTGGTAATTGGGGATTTTCAAATGGCAGAACTATTGAAGGCGGAATTagtcgtttgaaaaaaatattcaatgaaatggataaatt GAAAACAAATAAAGCAAACATGCAGGTAGTCTACAGTAGAAGAAATGATCCAGAGGCTTGGCTGTACCCTCCAAGTCCTGCTGAATGCAAACCGTCTTGGAATTTTCCGGAAAAGCGACCgctaattacttttaattcatCTGTTGATATAATCTATGTGTCCAGTATGGCATCAGTTAAAAATGAACTTGCAAATCCCGCTCCTGGACGGGAATACCGCGctcaa GGATCTTCCAAATGGTTCAAAGTTGAACCCATGGGTTCTTGTTACCAGCCAAGATGCTGCGCACCTCAACACTCTTGTACTCGaccttattaa
- the LOC103576861 gene encoding Golgi apparatus protein 1: protein MEYSTIISRVRIRFIYLFISVLFSTHCCVLGYNDVTIEKINSNDNFPQVQWIFYDKNLTAGSNRIKRSPVNAQLEPHNFIEDPKCREDVKRLCGAMDNNNDDLFMLECVQTFKPNEVAAIDEKCQHDIWKHIVNLTKNENIQRLLRKACGDGIDELQCSADKEPGSYLACLIEKRENVKDQQCSEYIQRLEWIAFSDFRIVTPMVNDCQRDIDKFKCGRIQPYREISQGQILACLQVHIEELNSKCKKRILKVSEIQADNIKLDRQLYMACRQDHIRFCSNIRPGSGQVYKCLMQYKFDRAMTKQCHDQLTRRERLISSDYKISKGLAKACKEDIKNNHCRKYVSDDKEIRLAQILLCLESAFKNGSKIDPDCQREMFDHRKMLMEDYSLSPEIVDSCAKDISDHCNGLKDGGVTIHCLMKHIKTRKKGSQVSVECQRAVESLIKETDAGEDWRVDPVLREACQPVVDSSCRDVTGGNARVIYCLMDKLGTDRMLAGCEAALIQIQYFVARDYKLDPQLYKACKADAVQLCSAKTAWSDDGSQMDPERGPLILPCLYRYAHTYNYNNNFNINTNSVQKKNDMSSLSLRPECLEEIRRVMRQRAISVDLQPEIEQACFNELATYCYDKTGRGEEVLCLQDNFERLSDKCKQVIGNLTQDQAERVELNPVIMSSCQRVMEKYCEDVYKYGKDEGDMMECLIDHKNDLDHFEYKCKAAIEHFQLISLQNYHFTYKFMKACKPHVDRWCQKATTKSKVIECLSTIVHDDIVKESQHRILKDCRQQLRAQLYQQRENIRLDVTLQKACAGDIQQLCNQVEPGNAQVLECLASKKNKLSESCHKQLFKVRQQDFQDSSSDFLLLNTCRSMMKQYCLDDNDKSKALECLKRWKDEPAFDEKCKNVVLKRMIEQNTDYRFNVALQSSCSRDIVSHCQEVLNNQPIDKELEGKVINCLKIKFREGKLNNKCMKQMTVILRQAALNYHLNPLLATLCAQEIETICHADDDDPGKVEECLKLEFNNNNPEMKEECRVEIANLIEEAKADIHIDPLLQKACSVDIVKYCSDIPQGNGRHIGCLQTVMGDTKKSLQPDCHKMLSTRIEMFKNAAKLHLPNSIQELYSTVNQSPSRKYFIIVALTMTGIIFIAGLFCGRVTRRTMRMMKNK from the exons ATGGAATATTCAACAATAATATCACGAGTTAGAataagatttatatatttatttatcagtgTGTTATTTTCAACGCATTGTTGTGTTCTTGGTTACAATGATGtgacaattgaaaaaataaattcaaacgaTAATTTCCCGCAAGTACAAtggattttttatgataaaaatttaacagccGGTTCAAATAGAATAAAACGATCACCGGTTAATGCACAACTAGAAcctcataattttattgaagatCCCAAGTGTCGTGAAGATGTTAAACGATTATGCGGTGCTatggataataataatgatgatttgTTCATGTTGGAATGTGTACAAACATTTAag cCAAATGAAGTAGCAGCAATTGATGAAAAATGTCAGCATGATATTTGGAAGCACATCGTTAATTTAACAAAGAATGAAAACATACAGAGATTACTTAGAAAAGCATGTGGTGACGGGATTGATGAACTGCAGTGTTCTGCGGATAAAGAGCCAGGAAGTTATCTCGCATGTCTGATAGAAAAACGTGAAAACGTAAAAGACCAACAGTGTTCCGAGTACATACAGCGATTAGAGTGGATCGCATTCAGTGATTTTCGTATCGTCACGCCGATGGTCAACGACTGTCAGCGTgatatcgataaatttaaatgtggGAGGATCCAGCCTTATCGAGAAATATCACAGGGGCAGATCCTCGCTTGCCTGCAGGTCCACATCGAAGAGCTCAattcaaaatgtaaaaaacGTATTCTAAAAGTATCCGAAATCCAAGCTGACAATATTAAATTAGATAGACAACTGTACATGGCATGTAGACAAGACCACATTAGATTTTGTTCAAACATACGTCCAGGTAGTGGTCAAGTCTACAAATGTTTGATGCAGTACAAGTTCGATCGCGCTATGACTAAACAGTGTCATGACCAATTAACAAGGCGTGAAAGATTGATATCATCGGactataaaataagtaaaggtCTCGCTAAAGCTTGCAAAGAAgatatcaaaaataatcattgtCGTAAGTACGTATCCGATGACAAAGAAATCCGTCTGGCCCAAATATTACTTTGTCTTGAATCGGCGTTTAAAAACGGGAGTAAAATAGACCCAGATTGTCAACGAGAAATGTTCGATCATCGTAAAATGTTGATGGAGGATTACAGTTTATCACCTGAAATAGTTGACAGCTGTGCTAAAGATATATCAGATCATTGCAATGGTCTTAAAGACGGTGGTGTTACCATTCATTGTTTAATGAAACATATCAAGACACGTAAAAAAGGTTCCCAAGTATCAGTTGAATGTCAACGTGCCGTTGAGTCGCTGATTAAAGAAACAGATGCTGGTGAAGATTGGCGAGTTGATCCGGTTTTGCGTGAAGCCTGTCAACCGGTTGTTGATTCTTCTTGCCGTGATGTTACCGGTGGTAATGCCCGTGTTATTTATTGTCTTATGGACAAACTTGGTACCGACAGAATGTTGGCCGGTTGTGAAGCGGCGCTCATACAGATTCAGTACTTTGTTGCGAGAGATTATAAGCTTGATCCCCAGCTCTACAAAGCATGCAAAGCAGATGCCGTCCAGTTGTGTAGCGCTAAGACAGCTTGGTCTGATGACGGCAGCCAAATGGATCCTGAACGAGGTCCTCTGATACTTCCCTGTCTTTACAGATACGCTCATACTTATAATTACAACAATAACTTTAACATTAACACAAATagtgtacagaaaaaaaatgatatgtcTAGTTTAAGTTTAAGACCAGAATGTCTAGAGGAAATCAGGCGTGTAATGAGACAACGTGCCATCAGCGTTGACTTGCAGCCCGAAATAGAGCAGGCTTGTTTCAATGAATTAGCGACTTATTGTTACGACAAAACAGGACGTGGAGAAGAAGTTTTGTGTCTTCAAGATAATTTTGAGAGGTTGAGTGACAAATGCAAACAAGTTATCGGTAATTTAACGCAAGATCAAGCGGAACGAGTTGAATTAAATCCCGTTATAATGTCATCGTGTCAACGAGTTATGGAAAAATACTGCGAGGATGTATACAAGTATGGAAAAGATGAAGGAGACATGATGGAATGTTTAATTGATCATAAAAATGACTTGGATCACTTCGAGTACAAGTGCAAGGCAGCTATCGAACATTTTCAATTGATATCATTGCAAAATTATcactttacttataaatttatgaaggCGTGCAAGCCACATGTTGATCGCTGGTGCCAAAAAGCCACCACTAAATCAAAAGTTATCGAGTGTTTGAGTACTATTGTACATGATGATATTGTCAAAGAGAGCCAGCATAGAATATTGAAGGATTGCAGACAACAGCTGAGAGCCCAGCTATATCAACAAAGAGAAAATATACGTCTGGATGTTACTTTACAGAAAGCATGTGCTGGTGATATTCAGCAGTTGTGTAATCAAGTTGAACCTGGCAATGCTCAG gtATTGGAATGCTTggcatcgaaaaaaaataaattatcagaatCGTGTCACAAGCAACTTTTTAAAGTGAGACAACAAGACTTTCAGGACAGCTCGAGTGACTTTTTACTGCTCAACACATGTCGATCAATGATGAAACAATACTGTCtcgatgataatgataaatctAAAGCGCTTGAGTGTCTTAAGAGGTGGAAAGACGAGCCGGCTTTTGATGAAAAATGCAAGAATGTTGTATTGAAGCGTATGATCGAACAGAATACTGATTATAGATTCAATGTTGCTCTGCAGTCATCTTGCTCACGTGATATTGTCAGTCACTGCCAGGAGGTATTGAATAACCAGCCGATAGACAAAGAGCTGGAGGGAAAAGTTAtcaattgtttgaaaattaaatttagagaGGGTAAATTGAATAACAAGTGTATGAAGCAAATGACTGTTATACTTCGTCAGGCAGCTCTTAATTATCATCTGAATCCTTTGCTTGCTACACTCTGTGCTCAGGAg atcGAAACAATTTGTcatgctgatgatgatgacccGGGAAAAGTCGAGGAGTGTTTGAAgttagaatttaataataataatccagaGATGAAGGAAGAATGCCGTGTAGAGATTGCTAATCTTATTGAAGAAGCCAAAGCAGATATTCATATTGACCCTTTGCTACAGAAAGCTTGTAGTGTtgatattgttaaatattgtAGTGATATTCCTCAAGGAAATGGCAGAC atattggCTGTCTGCAAACAGTAATGGGTGATACTAAAAAATCATTACAACCAGATTGTCATAAAATGTTATCGACAAGAAtagaaatgtttaaaaatgcCGCCAAATTACATCTGCCAAATTCAATTCAAGAACTTTATTCAACAGTCAATCAATCACCgtctagaaaatattttataattgtcgCATTAACGATGActggtattatttttatcgctgGTTTATTTTGTGGCCGTGTTACCCGGCGAACTATGagaatgatgaaaaataagtaa